AGTCGAGTTTTATATATTTGCAGAAGCAACTGTTTCCTGTTGAAAAGGCTACTTCTTTCTCTTTTGTTTCCATCTGCTGACCCAGCCTTCCAGATTTTTCTGGCTGGCACGGGTGATGCCGAGAGCATCCGCAGGAACATCTTTTGTAATGGTGGAACCAGCCGCTATGAGTGCGCCTTCGCCGACAGTTACAGGAGCCACAAGCTGAACATCACTCCCGACAAAGACTCCGTCACCGATTACTGTTTTATATTTACTGATACCATCATAATTGCATGTAATGGTTCCGCAGCCGATATTAACATCTTTGCCTATTTCAGCATCACCCAGATAGGTAAGGTGACTCGCCTTTGAGCCTATGCCCATCTCTGCTTTTTTGGTCTCTACAAAATTCCCTATCTTATTTTTCCCTTTCAGCACTGTTCCCGGACGAAGCTGTGCCATAGGACCTATCGCAGATTTTGCACCGACATAGCTGTCAGTTATCAGGCAGTTGTCTTTAATTTCGCAGTTTTCGCCTATTTCGCTGTTCTTTATCCTGCATCCGGGATAGACAACAGCACCCTTGCGGATGACAGTACCTTTCTGAAGGAAGACATTAGGATATATAACAGCATCAGCCTCTATAACAACATCGTCATCGCAGTAAAACACAGACGGGTCAATCAGTGAAACACCATTTGCCATATGCTCTTCCGCTCTTTTCTGCCAGAGCAGCTTTGACGCATTTGCCAGATGGGCTCTGTTGTTTACACCGATAAACTCATTCTCATCCTTGGCAAGATAGGCTGACGCACCCTCTGCAACTATATCTGTAAGGTAATACTCGCCCTGCGCATTGTTGCTGTCTATATTTTTCAGCCTTTCGAGAAGCACTCCGCTGTCACACAGGTATATACCGGTGTTCACCTCGTTTATTCGTTTCTCTTCATCTGATGCATCTTTCTCTTCAACTATCTTAAGAACACTGTCGTCCAGACCTCTCACAACACGTCCGTAACCCTCAGGTTTTTTCACCTTCACACTTATGAAAGAGACATCTTTATCTGCTGATTCTTCTATGAATTTATTTAGAGTTTCTGATTGTATAAGGGGCATATCCCCGCAGAGGATGAGTACTTTCCCGTCAAATCTCTCGACCTCCGCAGCGGCTGCCATAACAGCGTCCCCTGTCCCCCGCTGGGTTTCCTGAAGGCTGAAGTTAACTTCCCCGCCAAGGTGGTCACGCACAAGCTCTGCACCATTGCCTATCACAACATTTATCTCTGATGCGGAAACGCCTTTCGCAGCGTCCACGACATAATCTATCATAGGTTTACCCGCCGCCTCGAAAAGCACTTTTGGCAGGTCAGATTTCATTCTTGTCCCCTTGCCCGCAGCAAGGATAAGAGCCATAATCTTCATAAAGTTCTCCAGGAGTTTCTTATTCGCCGTTGAATATTTTAAGATATGAGCTGATACCGTTAAAAACACCTTCTGCTATCTGCTTGCGGTATCTTTTAGTTTTCAGCATGTTCGCTTCATTTTTATTTGAGACAAAGCCGGCCTCCACCAGAACTGCGGGCATCTTAGCACCCACCAGCACATAAAAAGGAGCCTGCTTAACACCCAGGTCGTAGCGGCTTGTTTTGTATAAATTCTTATGCATTGCCTTCTGCACGAAGGACGCAAGCTGAAGCGATTCTTCAAGCTTGGAGTTCAGCATTATGTCTTTCAGAATGCCCTGAAGGTCAGACATGGATTTTTGTGTTGTCTGGTTCTCCAGTGCAGCAACAGCAAGTGCTTTCTTGTCATTTGTAACGTTCAGTACATATGTTTCAACACCACGGGCTTTTTTATTAGGCGCAGCGTTGACATGCACAGAGATGAAAAGGTCTGCTTTCTTTCTGTTGGCGAAGGCAGTCCGTGCCTCCAGAGGTATAAAAACGTCAGTATTTCTTGTCATATAGACATCTATATCTTTGTATCTCTTCTTTATCATGTCGTAGAGCTCTTTGCCGACATCCAGAACAACATCCTTCTCTTTTATGCCGTAGTAGCTGGCTCCCGGATCTTTCCCGCCATGCCCCGGGTCGATGACGATTGTTTTGATCTTAAGCCCGAAGACACTCGCAAGAGTTCCACTCCCTTCACCATTGGCGATAACTTTTGTACCGGAAGGAACTTTTTTTGTTGAAGAGACATAAGTTGACGAAGCAGTGGTCTTTTTATCCAGAGGGTTACCGCTGACATCTATAACAATCCTATCAGGGTTAGACATAGCAAACACTGTAAAATCTTTTACATTGTCGCTGTCGAGAACAACGCGTGCCACGCCAGGTCTGTTATACCCCCAGCGGAGCGAGTCAAGGAGCCCGTCTTTGATGTTGATATCCTTCGGAATCTCACTGGACATAACAGCGTCTTCGATATCCAGAAAAAGTCTGGGCGGTTTATTGAACTGCGGGTTAGCTTTCAGCCAGTGTTTCTCAAATTTCGTCTGACCGGAGAGGTCAAGGACTACTCTGGTATAATCTTCTGTAGAAAAGTACCGGACTCTGTTCACCACAACCTTGCCGGCGGGGACAGCAGACGATGCGTTTTCACTTCCGTAGGCAACCTCTTTATTCTTCGCCGTAGCGGCAGATTCTGCTGCTGTATCATCTGATTTGTCATCATCCGGATTTTCTTTGTCAGTCAGGACAGAATTAACGACTGGCGGTTCAGGCTTGGCAGCAGTGGAGGCTGTTTCAATTTTCGGGTTGTCTGCGTATAGGCTTTTTCTGAATTTCTTTTCTATACCAGCAAGCTTCCCCTCTGCTGTCTTTGCATCTTCGGTATTAGGAAACCTGCTTATAAGCTTTTTCAGCATATACCTCGCCGAGGGATAGTCTTTCTGCTCCTCATAAAGATTCGCCGATTCTATGTACGCAAGGGATGCAAGCCTTGTCTGATAGTTTGATGCCAGCAGTTTGAAATTTTTCAGAGCATTCAGAAGGTCTGCCCTCTGCTTATAACGAACATAGCTTCTGTGGTATGTGCGTGCGGTATAATAGAGAGAATCATCAGCCAGCTTACCGCTTGGGTCTTTGGCGTAGATACTGTGAAATTTGTCAGCGACTATGTGATATGATTTTCTGGTTACTTTGCTTGAATGCTCGATATAGTCCAGATCCTTTTTGGCGGACTGGTACTCTTCAATGCCGGCAAATGCTGCCGTTGCAGTCAATATCAGCATTATAGCAAGAATCAGTTTCTTCATGTAACAAGTTTACCCTTTAAGTATTTTCCTGTGTAGGAGGCCTTACACTTAGCGCAATCCTCCGGTGTTCCCTCGAAAACAATCTCGCCGCCACCTTCGCCCCCTTCCGGACCGAGGTCTATGATATGGTCGGCACATTTTATAACATCAAGGTTATGTTCTATGATGATGACAGTATTTCCGCTGTCTGTCAGACGTGCGAAAATTTTCACCAGCTTGTTTATATCATCAAAATGAAGTCCTGTCGTGGGTTCATCAAAAATATATAAAGTTTTTCCTGTGGGGCGTTTCATCAGCTCTTTTGCGAGCTTAACACGCTGGGCTTCCCCTCCGGAAAGAGTTGTCGCAGGCTGACCGAGCTTTATATATCCAAGCCCTACATCCTTCAGAACCGCAAGCTTATTCTTTAATTTCGGAATATTTTCGAAAAACTCAAATCCCTGATTAACTGTCATGTCCATAACGTCTGCAATATTCTGCCCTTTATAGCGTATATCAAGGGTGTCGCGATTATATCTTTTTCCATGACAGGCATCACATTTAACATACATATCCGGCAGAAAGTGCATCTCTATCTTAATGTATCCTTCCCCCTGACAAGTCTCACACCGTCCGCCCTTTGGTCCTTTCACGTTAAAGCTGAAACGGCTTATTTTGTATCCGCGAACTTTTGCATCCTGCGTCATTGCAAAAATTTCACGGATGTCTGTAAAAACTCCGGTATATGTTGAAGGGTTGGAACGAGGTGTGCGCCCTATGGGCGACTGGTCAATATCTATAACTTTATCAAGCTGCTCAACACCTGTCAGGTCTCTGAAAGCACCGCTTCTTGCGTTATTCCTGAGCAGTTTTTTCTTCAGTGCAACCTGAAGTGTATCCATGATAAGAGTTGATTTACCCGAGCCTGAAACACCTGTCACGCATATATTTAAACCGAGAGGTATTTTCACGCTTATATCTTTCAGGTTGTTCTCTGTTGCCCCTGCGAGCTCTATACATCTGCCGTCAGGTTTTCTCCTCTCTGCCGACATCTCTATAGCTTTTCTCCCCGACAGGTATTGACCTGTGAGAGACCCTTCGCAGTGTTTCAGCTCTTCCGGATGTCCGGTAAAAACCACTTCACCGCCCTTTCGTCCGGCACCCGGTCCCATATCAACCACAAAGTCAGATGCGTATATAGTATCTTCGTCATGTTCTACAACTATCAGCGAATTGCCTATGTCCCGCAGGTTTTTCAGTGTGGCTATGAGCATATCGTTATCACGCTGATGAAGACCGATGCTCGGCTCATCCAGAACATAAAGGACATCGGTAAGCCCTGAACCTATCTGTGTAGCCAGGCGTATCCTCTGGGCTTCGCCGCCGGAAAGTGTTGACGCCTTCCGTTCCAGAGTGATATAGCTCAAACCAACATCGTTAAGGAATTTCAGCCTACGTTTTATCTCATTAATGATCTTAGCTGCGACATCTTTTATAAACCCGTCAAATGTCACACCTTCGAAAAATTCCAAGACTTCACGAACATTCATAGCAGAAATCTCTGCAATATTTTTACCACCGACAAAAACGGACAGGCTTGTGCGTTTCAGTCTGGCTCCGTCACATGAAGGGCAATTCTGAGCAGACATATATTTTTTAGCAAAGTCTCTGTCTGTCTGTGTTCCGGTGTAAAGCTTCTCTTTCAGAAGTCCGAAAACACCGTTGAACTTCTTATCGTAAAAAACTTTCTTCTCCCCTTTAAAGGTGAACATTTTGATCGGTTCGTCCAGCCCCTCGAGGAGAATCTTTTTATGCTTTTCAGTGAGGTCTCTGTATGGTTTGTTCATATCAATGCCGAACTGCTCTGAGAGAGCAACCAGCGTATTATAAAAATGGAAGTTATCAAACTGCTGCCACGGCTCTATGGCACCTTCACGGACACTTATTTCATCGTTAGGGACTATCGCTTCCGTGTCAAAAACCTGTTTTTCGCCAAGCCCCTCACACTCGGGACATGCACCAAAAGGGTTGTTGAACGAAAAACTTCTCGGCTCAATCTCTTCTATGCTTATATCGCAGTCAGGGCAGGTAAATTTTTGTGAATACAGGTCTCTGCGGTCATCTGTCATAACCTCAACAAGCCCTTCTCCAAGCCCAAGAGCTGTTTCAACAGAATCAGTAAGCCTTCTGTTGACGCTCTCTTTTATCTTTATCCTGTCGATAACAACAGAGATACTGTGCTTAACCTGTTTATCCAGCTCAATCGGTTCTTCAAGTCTGCGCACCTCTCCATCTATAACAGCACGGACATAACCGTCTTTAAGGAGTTTTTCGAATAGTTTTTTGTATTCGCCCTTTTTGCCCCTGACAACAGGAGCCATAATTTCAACTTTTGCATCTTCACCAAAAGCAAGCACCCTGTCTACTATTTGCTGAACAGAATAACTCTGGACAAGCTTTCCGCAGACCGGACAGTGCACAGCACCCGCACGGGCGAAGAGAAGCCGCATATAGTCATAGATTTCTGTGATCGTTCCGACTGTGGATCGTGGGTTCCTGCTGATTGATTTCTGCTCTATGCTTATGGCAGGTGAGAGGTACTCAATAGAATCCACATCAGGCTTTTCCATCATCTCTAGAAACTGCCGCGCATAGGCGGAGAGAGACTCGACGTAGCGTCTCTGCCCTTCAGCATAGAGGGTATCAAAAGCTAATGTGGACTTACCAGATCCGGACACACCTGTTATGACTACAAGCTTGTTCTTGGGTATTTTAAGATCGATATTTTTAAGGTTGTGCTGTCTGGCACCTTTGATAATTATATGGTCATTCATTCTTGCCAGTCTTGGTCTTCCAATGAAACATGTGCGATTTGCTGATATTTATCTTCAAAGTAGTATACGACATTTTTCTGGTTTTCCCTAATATTCAGTTTTTCTCTATATATCTGGACATCCAGACCGCCGTAAAGTTCTTTTGCCACTTTAAGTTTCGGTCTCGGATGATGTGCATCCTTTATAAGTGTTTTCATCTGTGCGTCAACATCTGTGATTTTAGCGTCTATCTGCTTTCTCATAGTAATCAACTGCCGGACTTTTGGGTTAGTAAGCACTTCTTTGCTTTTTAAATTAACACTGCCGAGGAATTCGTCAATCTTTGCTTTGTTTTCTTCGTATTTAATTTTTGTTCTTTTCAGTGCTTCAAGCTCATCTGCAAAATAAAATTTAGTTCCTATGTTTATAAGAAAGCGTGAATTTCCACTTGTCCCCGCCTGATTGATGCGTACCTCTTCAAAGGCAACTACTGTCCCGCCTGCAATGACTCCAGGGTCTTTTATCGCCTCCAGAATCCCTCCGGTTTTCAGGTTAGAGTGATAGGAATATTTCTGTATCTCTATGTTCCCTCTCGCCTCTATGTTTGCACCTTCGGCATAGCCGACAGAGACATCGCCTTTTGCCTTGATAATGCCTTTGTTATCACCTTTTACGCCGAGCTTAATGACAATATTTCCGCCTGCTTCCAGATATGCATCCTGACACAAGCCATCTATATATATATCTTTTTCCGCTTTTACGCTGAAATCACTAAGCACATCGTTATTAATATGGACACTGCCGTTAAATACTATATTCCCCGTGCTGTAGTCAACATTTCCCCTGACGATATATATCGGAGAAACCTCAAGCGTATTCCTGACAAAGGTGACACACCCGTCTGTCGTAGCATAAAATTCTGAATCATCATTCTCTGCACGCACCCCTTCGCCAACCTGAATCTCTATATCAATACCCGGGTCAGGCGAAATCTCCTGATTGCGCACACTCAGTCCTCTTACTCCTGCGGTTGCAGGTTTTTTAGTAAGGAGCAAGTCCCCTTCGTTAACTATTCGTATATTATCTATGTTTTTGTAATCGACACGCCCGCTGCGTAATATCTTTGGTTTGTTTTTTATAGGATCAAAATTAAGAAGTATCTGAGAATTCTTTCCATGAATAGGTTCAACACCCTCAGCCACTATAATATTCTCTGATATACCGCCTTCGTTACAGAGTTTTACAGCGTTATCTATAACATCCCTGTGGATATTCACTGTGATATGCTCATGTTTCAGAAGCTCTATGATATAGTCAGCATTAAGCGGAGCACCGTTATTGATTGCCGGATAGACATTTA
This window of the Denitrovibrio acetiphilus DSM 12809 genome carries:
- a CDS encoding N-acetylmuramoyl-L-alanine amidase gives rise to the protein MKKLILAIMLILTATAAFAGIEEYQSAKKDLDYIEHSSKVTRKSYHIVADKFHSIYAKDPSGKLADDSLYYTARTYHRSYVRYKQRADLLNALKNFKLLASNYQTRLASLAYIESANLYEEQKDYPSARYMLKKLISRFPNTEDAKTAEGKLAGIEKKFRKSLYADNPKIETASTAAKPEPPVVNSVLTDKENPDDDKSDDTAAESAATAKNKEVAYGSENASSAVPAGKVVVNRVRYFSTEDYTRVVLDLSGQTKFEKHWLKANPQFNKPPRLFLDIEDAVMSSEIPKDINIKDGLLDSLRWGYNRPGVARVVLDSDNVKDFTVFAMSNPDRIVIDVSGNPLDKKTTASSTYVSSTKKVPSGTKVIANGEGSGTLASVFGLKIKTIVIDPGHGGKDPGASYYGIKEKDVVLDVGKELYDMIKKRYKDIDVYMTRNTDVFIPLEARTAFANRKKADLFISVHVNAAPNKKARGVETYVLNVTNDKKALAVAALENQTTQKSMSDLQGILKDIMLNSKLEESLQLASFVQKAMHKNLYKTSRYDLGVKQAPFYVLVGAKMPAVLVEAGFVSNKNEANMLKTKRYRKQIAEGVFNGISSYLKIFNGE
- the uvrA gene encoding excinuclease ABC subunit UvrA — its product is MNDHIIIKGARQHNLKNIDLKIPKNKLVVITGVSGSGKSTLAFDTLYAEGQRRYVESLSAYARQFLEMMEKPDVDSIEYLSPAISIEQKSISRNPRSTVGTITEIYDYMRLLFARAGAVHCPVCGKLVQSYSVQQIVDRVLAFGEDAKVEIMAPVVRGKKGEYKKLFEKLLKDGYVRAVIDGEVRRLEEPIELDKQVKHSISVVIDRIKIKESVNRRLTDSVETALGLGEGLVEVMTDDRRDLYSQKFTCPDCDISIEEIEPRSFSFNNPFGACPECEGLGEKQVFDTEAIVPNDEISVREGAIEPWQQFDNFHFYNTLVALSEQFGIDMNKPYRDLTEKHKKILLEGLDEPIKMFTFKGEKKVFYDKKFNGVFGLLKEKLYTGTQTDRDFAKKYMSAQNCPSCDGARLKRTSLSVFVGGKNIAEISAMNVREVLEFFEGVTFDGFIKDVAAKIINEIKRRLKFLNDVGLSYITLERKASTLSGGEAQRIRLATQIGSGLTDVLYVLDEPSIGLHQRDNDMLIATLKNLRDIGNSLIVVEHDEDTIYASDFVVDMGPGAGRKGGEVVFTGHPEELKHCEGSLTGQYLSGRKAIEMSAERRKPDGRCIELAGATENNLKDISVKIPLGLNICVTGVSGSGKSTLIMDTLQVALKKKLLRNNARSGAFRDLTGVEQLDKVIDIDQSPIGRTPRSNPSTYTGVFTDIREIFAMTQDAKVRGYKISRFSFNVKGPKGGRCETCQGEGYIKIEMHFLPDMYVKCDACHGKRYNRDTLDIRYKGQNIADVMDMTVNQGFEFFENIPKLKNKLAVLKDVGLGYIKLGQPATTLSGGEAQRVKLAKELMKRPTGKTLYIFDEPTTGLHFDDINKLVKIFARLTDSGNTVIIIEHNLDVIKCADHIIDLGPEGGEGGGEIVFEGTPEDCAKCKASYTGKYLKGKLVT
- a CDS encoding DUF342 domain-containing protein; protein product: MNLLKNYTSKGESELAKFLMSNYGLHLNEFAFSRDDAGRIVIKIIADKNADADAELFISDDGLRAMVNVYPAINNGAPLNADYIIELLKHEHITVNIHRDVIDNAVKLCNEGGISENIIVAEGVEPIHGKNSQILLNFDPIKNKPKILRSGRVDYKNIDNIRIVNEGDLLLTKKPATAGVRGLSVRNQEISPDPGIDIEIQVGEGVRAENDDSEFYATTDGCVTFVRNTLEVSPIYIVRGNVDYSTGNIVFNGSVHINNDVLSDFSVKAEKDIYIDGLCQDAYLEAGGNIVIKLGVKGDNKGIIKAKGDVSVGYAEGANIEARGNIEIQKYSYHSNLKTGGILEAIKDPGVIAGGTVVAFEEVRINQAGTSGNSRFLINIGTKFYFADELEALKRTKIKYEENKAKIDEFLGSVNLKSKEVLTNPKVRQLITMRKQIDAKITDVDAQMKTLIKDAHHPRPKLKVAKELYGGLDVQIYREKLNIRENQKNVVYYFEDKYQQIAHVSLEDQDWQE
- the glmU gene encoding bifunctional UDP-N-acetylglucosamine diphosphorylase/glucosamine-1-phosphate N-acetyltransferase GlmU, whose translation is MKIMALILAAGKGTRMKSDLPKVLFEAAGKPMIDYVVDAAKGVSASEINVVIGNGAELVRDHLGGEVNFSLQETQRGTGDAVMAAAAEVERFDGKVLILCGDMPLIQSETLNKFIEESADKDVSFISVKVKKPEGYGRVVRGLDDSVLKIVEEKDASDEEKRINEVNTGIYLCDSGVLLERLKNIDSNNAQGEYYLTDIVAEGASAYLAKDENEFIGVNNRAHLANASKLLWQKRAEEHMANGVSLIDPSVFYCDDDVVIEADAVIYPNVFLQKGTVIRKGAVVYPGCRIKNSEIGENCEIKDNCLITDSYVGAKSAIGPMAQLRPGTVLKGKNKIGNFVETKKAEMGIGSKASHLTYLGDAEIGKDVNIGCGTITCNYDGISKYKTVIGDGVFVGSDVQLVAPVTVGEGALIAAGSTITKDVPADALGITRASQKNLEGWVSRWKQKRKK